The window GAATATGGTCACCAAAGACAATGGGTGGACGCCTGCAAAGCAGGATTTGGCAGTACCGAACACCAAAACCTTACCTCCTCCTTTGATTATGCCGGCCCTATGACCGAAACCGTACTGATGGGCAACTTGGCCATACGAAGCTATATGTTGCGCAGGGAAAATGACAAGGGCAACATGGAGTTCTACGGTCGTAAAAAGCTATTGTGGGACGGGGAAAACATGGAGATTACCAATTTTGAGGATGCCAACCAGTTTGTGACCCGTACCTATCGGGAAGGTTGGGAGATGTAAGGATTCACCGGACTAGGTCATGGGTTTTAGCAACTGTCCAAAATAGCTGGTTATCTGTCATTTCGAGTGAGCGTAGCGACGAGAAATGGTTATGTCAATCTCTTTGATGGGAATAAAAACAGCCGGCATCAAATGGTTGAACCCCACTTGAGCGGCCGACTGTCAGCACTAATTAATTACAGCTAATGGGTGAAAGTGTAATCTGAAGGAGTAGATTATTGGTCACTTCGAAGCACTTTTGACTGCTCAGATACCCATAAGGCCTAGGACTTCCCAATGCCCTCCAAACAAAGGCATCCTGAAACTGGAATTCCACTTCCACATCGTGCGCTCCATCCGGTGGACTTTTCACGGAGCGCTGTCCATTGTTTACGGTGTTATAGCCACCAATTACCGTATTGTTGGTTCCGGCGGTTTTATAAATAAACCTGTACCGCACATCAAAAATTGAATTGTTGTCCACGTCAACACTGGCGTGGTCATACCTAAACGTTTGGCAACTTTCCACGCGATAATCCGTGGTATACCCCATTTTGGCCAGCGTATTGTCTTTTAAGTATCGGATGGTATAGGCAATGGGTACTCCCGGATTATCCCTACTGTATACCGCATTCTCTCCCGTAATGACACTGTTCAAAGAACCATAGCCCGATTCAATATCCGCTAAATTAATGGCTTCGGAGGCTGCTTCGGCATTTCCGCCAATGGTAACCACCGTTATGTTGGACGTTTTTAAGATTTCATCATAGGTCGAGTTGACCGTTCCCACACCACTAACGCCTCCAGCGTATTCCAAAACTGCATCCAACTCAACCGACGTATTCGTATTGGTGGTTTCCATACGCACCATAATGATGCGTCCGTACGAAACGGAACTCACATAGGCTGGCGGCGTATCGGAATCCATGGCAGATGCAACAGCGGCTTGGCTTACAGAGGTATCAAAAACACTGCCCGGGGAGCTTGGGGTGTCCATCGTCACCGTGTAGAAAACTTGTTTGAACACTACCCCGGCATATCGCTTCTCCGTTGTGCTTTCATAATCAAATTGTGAGGCCAATGATCCCGTGGCCCATTCCACATTCAGGCCAACATCCAAACTAAATTGCTTTGAAGAGTAGGAAGTGGAAGCTTGATACGAAGAATTGGAAGCGTTCACATACCCCTCTTGGTAGGCATTGGCATTCCACCACTCCAAAGCATTGTCAATACTGGACTGTACGGAGGAGTTTGTGGGATTGTCCACCACAATGTTCCCTTGCGATCCAATTCCCGGTAGGTCCAACCGAAGCGTTACCGGAGCCCTACCCAAGGTCAAAGGGTCTGGAGCGCCATCCAGCATACCTTGGTTGCCCACGACCAAGGCCCCGGGAAAAACAATACCATTGGTCGGACGCAAAATGGCCACATCGTCAAAATTGGACTCCAAATTGTAATCTTGTGTCCTGCATTCGAAAAGCTGTCCCAATGTGGGGCCTGTATTTATGGTATTATCATTGGTTACGGTACGTTCCGTGGCGCTTCCGCCCGTATCTTGAACATTTAAAAGTTCATCGGGATTGTAAGATAGATTTTCAATATATGCGTTGATGGCCTCCAGGTCATCATTTTCCTCACCGCCATTTTCGCCCCCTTTGTCAATGGGAGGATCCGTTCCTTCATCCTTGCTGCACGAAACAGCGAGGCATAATGTCATGGACCATATCAACAAGGTCCATAAGTTGATTTTTTTTGAAATTGATTTCATAACTAATTGGTTTAAAGGGTTCAACGTTGTCGAAATTAGACTTCAAACCGTCACCAACCTATTTACTGATATGGACAAAGTATGGACACACAAGGATTTAATACGGTTAAAGGGAGATGGACATTGATTGTACTCAGGATGTTTATAAATATTATATTTATTTGATAATCAATGTTTTATGTCATAAATAAAGAAGTAAGCCCCATTCAAATCCATGGACAATGAATGGACAAGGGGGTTTGGGCCCATATATTGGGAGGTTACAGCGCTCTGGATTATTTATTACTTTAGAAAGCATAAAGGATAACCTCGTGAAACACTACATCGTCATTTTAAGCTTGCTTTCCCTTTTTTGGCAATCCATAAACGCCCAAGGCCGGGAAAAAGAATTGGACAGTTTGATCACCCGCGCCGAACAACTTCCAGAAGCCATTGAAAAAGCCCAAGTGCTTTCCCGAATACATGAAAGGATGATGTTCACGGACCCAGATAAGGCTCGAGACTACGCACAACAAGCGTTTGACCTTTCGGAAAAACTGGACTACAAAAAGGGAATTGCCAATGGCTATCTTCAATTTGGGAATTATTTTTCCAACCGAACTGAGAACGACTCAGCTACCTATTTCTATGAGCTTTCATTGGAGAAATTCAAGGAAATAAAGTCCATAAGGGGACAAATTTTCGCCAACCACTCCCTAGCCGGAATTGAACGTGAAAAAGGAAATTACGACAGGGCCATTGAAATTACCAATCGAAACATCGCACTTTACAATGATCAAAACAGAAACGAGACCGATTTAAAGGAATTCAATCTGATCGGTGCAGAATATGAAGTTTTGGGAAGCGTTTACATGGACAAGGGCAATTATACCCTGGCCCTAAATGAAACCCTAAATGCGCTACGTTTTTTTGAAGAGGTGGGAGACAAGGTACGAAAGGGAGATGCATTGTTGCAATTGGGGCAGATTGAATACAAGCTTGGGAATTTCAATGCTTCCCTTGCTTATGAGGAGGAAGCCTTTGCCATTTATCGCGATGAAGATGATAAGGTATACCAATCCTATGCCGCCAACCATGCGGGCTTGGCCGCTGAAGCGCTTGGGGATATGCAAAAGGCCGAGGAGTACCAAAGAGCAGCCATGACATTGGCACAAGAAGTGGGCGTAAAATCAGCTTTATCCACTGCGCTGCGGGATTTGGGTCGAATCCATGCCAAAAAGGGGCTCTTGAATGATGCAAGAACATTTTTGGAAGAATCTTATAAGGTATCGGAAAGTACTGGCATACAACTGGACATCGCTTCTTCGCTCAAAGAACTTGCACAAGTTGATTACCAATCCAATGAGTTTAGCGAAGCCCTTAAAAAAATGGACCGAGTAATAGAAATGGCCGAAAGCATTGGTGCCGTTTCCATCCTTGGACAATCCTACAGGGAACGCAGTCAAATCCACGAAAGCTTGGGCAAATACACCAATGCCATAGCGGACCTAAGAACATATCAAATCATAAACGATAGTATTTTCAACAGTAGAAAGTCCCAGCAAATAGAAGAACTCAAAACCATTTACGAAACCGAAAAAAAAGAAGCTGAAATCGCCCTTCAAGAAGAGGAAATCAACACCTTGAACGCACAGGCCAAGGTGAACCGACTCACCAAAGGTCTGTATGCCGGAGGTATGGCCTCTGCCCTAGCCCTTTCCGGTCTTCTGGTGTTCGGTTACCGCCAGAAAATGAAGAAAAACAAGATCGCTCGCGAAAAGCAGGAGGAAATCTACAAACAGGAAATTGAGCACAAGAAAAAGGAACTCGCCAGCCAGACCCTGCATTTGGTGCAGAAAAACACCTTTATCCAAGAGTTGATGGACAACCTGGAGAACATTAAAAACTCCCCGGAAAAGTTCAAAATGGAATTTCGGCGTATCGTGATGCTGTTAAAAAAGGAAAATGCCTCCGATAAGGACTGGGAAGTGTTCAAAACCTACTTTGCCGAAGTACATAATGACTTTGACCAGAAACTAAAGACCATTTACCCGGACATTTCCGAAAAAGAAATCCGGTTGGCTGCCTTTTTGCGTATGAACCTGACCACCAAGGAAATTGCGGCCACACTGAATGTGTTGCCCGACAGTATCTTGAAATCAAAGTATCGACTAAAAAAGAAATTGGAACTGGATAAGGAGACGGATTTGGTAGCGTTCTTAAGCTCATTGTAGGTCAAATTCACCATCCGCTCCTTTAGTTGTTGTTTTTAAGCCCTATTTCAACGAACTTAGAGACCTACTAAATAGCAACCTCTTGAAAACAACCATCACCCTAACGTTATTGACCTTACTTTGTGTCGGCTGCCAGACCGAAAAGAAAAACGGTTCAGAAGAGAATCAGACCCAAACCGTATTCACCTCCAACGATTATGGGGACCTCGTTGCCCTGTTCAAGGAATGGAGAGCCTTCGAAACCCCTCCGCTTTTGGACGGGGCTCCCGATTATACCGCCGAAACTTTTGAAAAGCGCTGGCCTACATTTAAAGAGTTACAGTCCAAACTGCAAGCTATCGACACCACCAACTGGTCGGTGGAAAACCAAGTGGATTGGATGATCGTATGGGCCGAAATGAACGGTTATGACTTTAACCATCGAATTTTGAAGCCTTGGGTGCGCGACCCCGCCTATTACAAATCGGTTTGGACCGCCCGAAGCGATGTGCCCGCCCACGAAGGACCCACCCATCATGGCACCACGGAGCTATGGACCTACAGGTTTCCCCTCTCAAAAGAGGAAAGGGAAAGACTTTTAAATGACTTAAAAGTGATTGCGCCACTGAACGCACAGGCACAAAAAAACCTGACAGGAAACGCCAAGGATTTATGGATTGCCGGGATTCGGGATATTGAAACGCAAAGCGAGGTGTTGTCCGAACTAAAGCAGCGGCCAAGTCTTGCCAATGATGCGGAACTGGTTTCCGTAATCGATGAAGCCATTGCATCCACCAACGAATTTGCCACTTGGTTACGCGCCGAAGCGG is drawn from Flagellimonas sp. MMG031 and contains these coding sequences:
- a CDS encoding tetratricopeptide repeat protein, with amino-acid sequence MKHYIVILSLLSLFWQSINAQGREKELDSLITRAEQLPEAIEKAQVLSRIHERMMFTDPDKARDYAQQAFDLSEKLDYKKGIANGYLQFGNYFSNRTENDSATYFYELSLEKFKEIKSIRGQIFANHSLAGIEREKGNYDRAIEITNRNIALYNDQNRNETDLKEFNLIGAEYEVLGSVYMDKGNYTLALNETLNALRFFEEVGDKVRKGDALLQLGQIEYKLGNFNASLAYEEEAFAIYRDEDDKVYQSYAANHAGLAAEALGDMQKAEEYQRAAMTLAQEVGVKSALSTALRDLGRIHAKKGLLNDARTFLEESYKVSESTGIQLDIASSLKELAQVDYQSNEFSEALKKMDRVIEMAESIGAVSILGQSYRERSQIHESLGKYTNAIADLRTYQIINDSIFNSRKSQQIEELKTIYETEKKEAEIALQEEEINTLNAQAKVNRLTKGLYAGGMASALALSGLLVFGYRQKMKKNKIAREKQEEIYKQEIEHKKKELASQTLHLVQKNTFIQELMDNLENIKNSPEKFKMEFRRIVMLLKKENASDKDWEVFKTYFAEVHNDFDQKLKTIYPDISEKEIRLAAFLRMNLTTKEIAATLNVLPDSILKSKYRLKKKLELDKETDLVAFLSSL
- a CDS encoding thiol-activated cytolysin family protein, which gives rise to MKSISKKINLWTLLIWSMTLCLAVSCSKDEGTDPPIDKGGENGGEENDDLEAINAYIENLSYNPDELLNVQDTGGSATERTVTNDNTINTGPTLGQLFECRTQDYNLESNFDDVAILRPTNGIVFPGALVVGNQGMLDGAPDPLTLGRAPVTLRLDLPGIGSQGNIVVDNPTNSSVQSSIDNALEWWNANAYQEGYVNASNSSYQASTSYSSKQFSLDVGLNVEWATGSLASQFDYESTTEKRYAGVVFKQVFYTVTMDTPSSPGSVFDTSVSQAAVASAMDSDTPPAYVSSVSYGRIIMVRMETTNTNTSVELDAVLEYAGGVSGVGTVNSTYDEILKTSNITVVTIGGNAEAASEAINLADIESGYGSLNSVITGENAVYSRDNPGVPIAYTIRYLKDNTLAKMGYTTDYRVESCQTFRYDHASVDVDNNSIFDVRYRFIYKTAGTNNTVIGGYNTVNNGQRSVKSPPDGAHDVEVEFQFQDAFVWRALGSPRPYGYLSSQKCFEVTNNLLLQITLSPISCN